GCGCTACACGGCTGGGGGCCAACGGGAGCCACATCCCCCAGACCTCCAGTGTGTTCTCCATCGAGGTCTACCCTGAAGACCACAGTGAGCTGCAGTCGGTGAGGACAGCCTCCCCAGACCCTGGTGAGGTGGTATCATCTGCCTGTGCTGCGGATGAACCTGTGACTGTTTTGACGGTGATTTTGGATGCCGACCTCACCAAGATGACCCCAAAGCAAAGGATTGACCTCCTGCACAGGATGCGGAGCTTCTCAGAAGTAGAGCTTCACAACATGAAATTAGTGCCAGTGGTGAATAACAGACTATTTGACATGTCGGCCTTCATGGCTGGCCCGGGAAATGCAAAAAAGGTGGTGGAGAATGGGGCCCTTCTCTCCTGGAAGCTGGGCTGCTCCCTGAACCAGAACAGTGTGCCTGACATTCGTGGTGTAGAGGCCCCTGCCAGGGAGGGCGCAATGTCTGCTCAGCTTGGCTACCCTGTGGTGGGTTGGCACATCGCCAATAAGAAGCCCCCTCTTCCCAAACGCGTCCGGAGGCAGATCCATGCTACACCCACACCTGTCACTGCCATTGGGCCCCCAACCACGGCTATCCAGGAGCCCCCATCCAGGATCGTGCCAACCCCCACATCTCCAGCCATTGCTCCTCCAACAGAGACCATGGCTCCTCCAGTCAGGGATCCTGTTCCTGGGAAACCCACGGTCACCATCCGGACTCGAGGCGCCATTATtcaaaccccaaccctaggccccaTCCAGCCTACTCGGGTGTCAGAAGCTGGCACCACAGTTCCTGGCCAGATTCGCCCAACGATGACCATTCCTGGCTATGTGGAGCCTACTGCAGTTGCTACCCCTCCCACAACCACCACCAAGAAGCCACGagtatccacaccaaaaccctcAACGCCTTCAACTGACTCCACCACCACCACGACTCGCAGGCCGACCAAGAAACCACGGACACCCCGGCCAGTGCCCCGGGTCACCACCAAAGTTCCCATCACCAGATTGGAAACTGCCTCACCGCCTACTCGTATTCGCACCACCACCAGTGGAGTGCCCCGTGGCGGAGAACCCAACCAGCGCCCAGAGCTCAAGAACCATATTGACAGGGTAGATGCCTGGGTTGGCACCTACTTTGAGGTGAAGATCCCGTCAGACACTTTCTATGACCATGAGGACACCACCACTGACAAGCTGAAGCTGACCCTGAAACTGCGGGAGCAGCAGCTGGTGGGCGAGAAGTCCTGGGTACAGTTCAACAGCAACAGCCAGCTCATGTATGGCCTTCCCGACAGCAGCCACGTGGGCAAACACGAGTATTTCATGCATGCCACAGACAAGGGGGGCCTGTCGGCTGTGGATGCCTTCGAGATCCACGTCCACAGGCGCCCCCAAGGGGATAGGGCTCCTGCAAGGTTCAAGGCCAAGTTTGTGGGTGACCCGGCACTGGTGTTGAATGACATCCACAAGAAGATTGCCTTGGTAAAGAAACTGGCCTTCGCCTTTGGAGACCGAAACTGTAGCACCATCACCCTGCAGAATATCACCCGGGGCTCCATCGTGGTGGAATGGACCAACAACACACTGCCCTTGGAGCCCTGCCCCAAGGAGCAGATCGCTGGGCTGAGCCGCCGGATCGCTGAGGATGATGGAAAACCTCGGCCTGCCTTCTCCAACACCCTAGAGCCTGACTTTAAGGCCACAAGCATCGCCGTGACGGGCTCTGGCAGTTGTCGGCACCTACAGTTTATCCCTGTGGTACCACCCAGGAGAGTGCCCTCAGAGGCGCCTCCCACAGAAGTGCCTGACAGGGACCCTGAGAAGAGCAGTGAGGATGATGTCTACCTGCACACAGTCATTCCGGCCGTGGTGGTCGCAGCCATCCTGCTCATTGCTGGCATCATTGCCATGATCTGCTACCGCAAGAAGCGGAAGGGCAAGCTTACCCTTGAGGACCAGGCCACCTTCATCAAGAAGGGGGTGCCTATCATCTTTGCGGACGAACTGGACGACTCCAAGCCCCCACCCTCCTCCAGCATGCCACTCATTCTGCAGGAGGAGAAGGCTCCCCTACCCCCTCCTGAGTACCCCAACCAGAGTGTGCCCGAGACCACTCCTCTGAACCAGGACACCGTGGGAGAGTACACGCCCCTGCGGGATGAGGATCCCAATGCGCCTCCCTACCAGCCCCCACCGCCCTTCACAGCACCCATGGAGGGCAAGGGCTCCCGTCCCAAGAACATGACCCCATACCGGTCACCTCCTCCCTATGTCCCACCTTAACCCGCAAGCGCCTGGGTGGAGGCAGGGTAGGGCAGGGGCCTGGAGACAACATGGTGTTGTCTGGAGACCGGTGGCCTGCAGACCATTGCCCACCGGGAGCCGACACCTGACCTAGCACACACTGACACAGGGGCCTGGACAAGCCCGCCCTCTCTGGTCCTCCCAAACCCCAAAGCAGCTGGAGAGACTTTggggacttttttatttttattttttgcctaacAGCTTTTGGTTTGTTCATAGAGAATTCTTCGCTTCATTTTTGATGGCTGGCTCTGAAAGCACCATGTGGAGTGGAGGTGGAGGGAGCGAGGAACCATGAATGAACTCGCAGGCAGTGCTGGGCGGCCCCCTGGCTC
This region of Gorilla gorilla gorilla isolate KB3781 chromosome 2, NHGRI_mGorGor1-v2.1_pri, whole genome shotgun sequence genomic DNA includes:
- the DAG1 gene encoding dystroglycan 1, yielding MRMSVGLSLLLPLWGRTFLLLLSVVMAQSHWPSEPSEAVRDWENQLEASMHSVLSDLHEAVPTVVGIPDGTAVVGRSFRVTIPTDLIASSGDIIKVSAAGKEALPSWLHWDSQSHTLEGLPLDTDKGVHYISVSATRLGANGSHIPQTSSVFSIEVYPEDHSELQSVRTASPDPGEVVSSACAADEPVTVLTVILDADLTKMTPKQRIDLLHRMRSFSEVELHNMKLVPVVNNRLFDMSAFMAGPGNAKKVVENGALLSWKLGCSLNQNSVPDIRGVEAPAREGAMSAQLGYPVVGWHIANKKPPLPKRVRRQIHATPTPVTAIGPPTTAIQEPPSRIVPTPTSPAIAPPTETMAPPVRDPVPGKPTVTIRTRGAIIQTPTLGPIQPTRVSEAGTTVPGQIRPTMTIPGYVEPTAVATPPTTTTKKPRVSTPKPSTPSTDSTTTTTRRPTKKPRTPRPVPRVTTKVPITRLETASPPTRIRTTTSGVPRGGEPNQRPELKNHIDRVDAWVGTYFEVKIPSDTFYDHEDTTTDKLKLTLKLREQQLVGEKSWVQFNSNSQLMYGLPDSSHVGKHEYFMHATDKGGLSAVDAFEIHVHRRPQGDRAPARFKAKFVGDPALVLNDIHKKIALVKKLAFAFGDRNCSTITLQNITRGSIVVEWTNNTLPLEPCPKEQIAGLSRRIAEDDGKPRPAFSNTLEPDFKATSIAVTGSGSCRHLQFIPVVPPRRVPSEAPPTEVPDRDPEKSSEDDVYLHTVIPAVVVAAILLIAGIIAMICYRKKRKGKLTLEDQATFIKKGVPIIFADELDDSKPPPSSSMPLILQEEKAPLPPPEYPNQSVPETTPLNQDTVGEYTPLRDEDPNAPPYQPPPPFTAPMEGKGSRPKNMTPYRSPPPYVPP